Proteins encoded within one genomic window of Patescibacteria group bacterium:
- a CDS encoding DNA-directed RNA polymerase subunit alpha: MDQIILPEVTEEVINAKKSVFKINPLFPGFGQTLGNSLRRVLLSSLPGAAITSVKIDGVSHEFTTVEGVKEDVVELILNLKLVRVTLHQTDQPVVITLDAKGPGKVTAKDFKASSSVTVVNPDQFIATLSAKSSLHLEATVEFGRGYDVVEKREASTKELGRIAIDSLFNPVEAVSIEVENTRVGKMTNYDLLTLTITTDGSVSPKDAFKESSAILVDQFNLLATFGDAKAAPAVAEANAEESDLADSGLSARTIKVLIENGYNTLESIKNADLDVLSQIGGLGAKAITEIVAVREQ; encoded by the coding sequence ATGGATCAAATTATCTTACCCGAAGTCACAGAAGAAGTTATTAACGCTAAAAAGAGCGTCTTTAAGATTAATCCGCTATTTCCAGGATTCGGCCAAACACTAGGAAATAGCTTACGACGCGTTTTATTGTCATCTTTGCCTGGCGCTGCTATTACATCAGTTAAAATTGATGGCGTTTCGCATGAATTTACCACCGTAGAAGGTGTAAAAGAAGATGTGGTTGAGCTAATTTTAAATCTAAAATTAGTGCGTGTTACTCTACACCAAACCGACCAACCAGTGGTTATCACACTTGATGCCAAAGGCCCGGGAAAAGTGACCGCTAAAGACTTTAAGGCCTCTAGCTCCGTCACTGTGGTTAACCCAGACCAGTTTATTGCCACATTAAGCGCCAAATCTAGCTTACATCTTGAAGCCACTGTTGAATTTGGACGCGGTTACGATGTAGTGGAAAAACGCGAAGCATCCACCAAAGAACTTGGTAGAATTGCAATTGATAGTTTGTTTAATCCAGTTGAAGCAGTCAGCATTGAAGTTGAAAACACTCGTGTTGGTAAAATGACTAACTACGATTTGTTAACCTTAACTATCACCACCGACGGTTCGGTTTCGCCTAAAGACGCGTTCAAAGAATCATCTGCGATATTAGTTGATCAGTTCAACTTGCTAGCCACATTTGGTGATGCAAAAGCAGCTCCAGCTGTAGCCGAAGCCAATGCAGAAGAATCTGATTTGGCCGACTCCGGTTTGTCAGCTCGCACCATCAAAGTATTGATCGAAAATGGTTATAACACACTTGAATCAATTAAAAATGCTGATTTAGATGTTCTGTCACAAATTGGTGGATTAGGCGCCAAAGCCATCACCGAAATCGTGGCAGTTAGGGAGCAATAA
- the rpsD gene encoding 30S ribosomal protein S4, which translates to MPSKQPTSPRYRKSAQRLFLREKSIKSKNPSLVSVSAAISAASKYGSEYSRQLQEKQKVRRLYGINEGQFKLYYAKAAKSSANTAELMLRLLEKRLDNVVYRLGYASTRAHARQLVSHKFFKVNDQTVNIPSYQVSAGDKITLNKKFEPVNEESVDTIPSWLSYNKKTKNGSVVSEPERAHSDQDINEQLIVEYYSR; encoded by the coding sequence ATGCCAAGTAAACAACCAACCAGTCCACGTTACCGTAAATCTGCACAAAGATTATTTTTGCGTGAAAAAAGTATTAAGTCTAAAAACCCGTCATTAGTATCAGTTTCTGCTGCCATTTCTGCTGCTTCAAAATATGGCTCAGAATACTCACGTCAGTTGCAAGAAAAGCAAAAAGTTAGACGTTTGTATGGTATTAATGAAGGACAGTTTAAACTTTACTATGCAAAAGCCGCCAAATCATCTGCCAACACCGCGGAATTGATGCTTCGTTTGCTGGAAAAAAGATTGGATAACGTTGTTTATCGATTGGGATACGCTTCCACTCGCGCTCACGCCAGACAGCTGGTATCGCATAAATTCTTTAAGGTAAACGATCAGACCGTAAACATCCCGTCTTATCAAGTATCTGCGGGTGATAAAATTACCCTTAACAAAAAGTTTGAACCGGTAAATGAAGAGTCTGTCGATACAATCCCATCATGGTTAAGCTACAACAAAAAGACGAAAAATGGATCAGTGGTGAGCGAACCAGAGCGTGCTCATAGCGATCAAGATATCAACGAACAGTTGATTGTCGAGTATTATTCTCGATAA
- the rplE gene encoding 50S ribosomal protein L5, whose translation MNRLQQQYINEIAPALKKELGLSNVELIPRITKVTINVGAGDAHTNKSIVESISKSLKLITGQSPVVNNAKKAISAFKIREGNAVGLKVTLRGERMYDFIDKVISITIPRLRDFRGLSRKAVDGHGNYNFGFKENTVFVEIPYDTNTRVHGVQVCVTTTAKTDADCIKLLEMLGFPFTKLEHKEQ comes from the coding sequence ATGAACCGATTACAACAACAATACATCAACGAAATTGCACCGGCTCTTAAAAAAGAGTTAGGTTTAAGTAACGTAGAGTTAATTCCTAGAATCACCAAAGTAACCATTAATGTTGGTGCCGGTGATGCTCATACTAACAAATCTATCGTTGAGTCAATTTCTAAAAGCTTAAAGCTAATTACCGGTCAATCACCGGTGGTCAACAACGCCAAAAAAGCTATTTCGGCTTTTAAGATCCGCGAAGGCAACGCTGTTGGTTTGAAAGTTACCCTTAGAGGCGAGCGAATGTACGATTTTATCGACAAAGTAATCAGCATTACTATTCCACGCCTACGTGACTTTAGAGGATTATCACGCAAAGCGGTTGATGGTCATGGCAACTACAACTTTGGTTTTAAAGAAAACACAGTCTTTGTTGAAATCCCATACGATACCAATACTCGCGTCCATGGCGTTCAGGTCTGCGTTACCACTACCGCCAAAACCGACGCAGATTGCATCAAATTGTTAGAAATGCTCGGATTTCCGTTTACAAAACTAGAACATAAGGAGCAATAA
- the rplX gene encoding 50S ribosomal protein L24 produces the protein MKIHKNDNIIVITGKDKGKQGKVLKAYPAELKVVVEKINVSKKHLKPTNSAPHGGIKEIEMPIGISKIMVVCPHCSKPTRIGHKITGENKNVRICKLCKETVDQI, from the coding sequence ATGAAAATTCATAAAAATGACAATATAATCGTGATTACCGGTAAGGACAAAGGAAAGCAAGGCAAGGTACTAAAAGCTTATCCGGCGGAATTAAAGGTAGTGGTAGAAAAGATCAATGTCAGCAAAAAACATCTTAAACCAACCAATTCAGCGCCTCACGGTGGTATTAAAGAGATTGAAATGCCCATTGGTATTAGCAAGATCATGGTAGTCTGCCCTCATTGCTCCAAACCAACCAGAATTGGGCACAAAATTACCGGCGAAAATAAAAATGTCAGAATATGTAAATTATGTAAAGAAACAGTGGATCAAATATGA
- the secY gene encoding preprotein translocase subunit SecY, whose protein sequence is MNYFTRLFKNSELRRRILITLGLLFLTRLLVHVPLSAVSTDSLRNFFSNNSNSAFGLLDIFSGGSLSKFSIILMGVGPYITASIIIQLMTIIVPSLEALQKEGDYGRQRINQYTRYLTIPLAVIQGYATLILLRSEGIISGWNTPQLLEMLIVSTAGTILLMWLGEIISENGVGNGISLIITIGILSSIPNTFYQKYSLVVAGGSIDMKELFSFAAFILASLILIAVIVLMNDALRKIPVTYARRLQGTSNDSVNSFLPIKVNTAGVIPIIFAISMLMFPQIIGQFFGNAKTEWVREAAGWITANISSTGNPTLYGILYFVLVIVFTFFYTSIIFNPKQIAENLQKQSGFIPGIRPGGETAAYIGKIVSRVTFVGSIFLGLVAVLPVIVPLMTGDQTLILGGTGILIVVSVVIETMRQIDAQLVMTSYDKY, encoded by the coding sequence ATGAATTATTTTACCAGACTATTTAAGAACTCAGAACTGCGACGCCGCATCTTAATTACGCTTGGTTTGCTATTTCTTACCCGATTATTGGTTCATGTCCCGCTATCTGCGGTCTCTACTGATAGCTTACGTAACTTTTTTAGCAACAATTCTAATTCGGCATTTGGCTTGCTGGATATTTTTTCCGGTGGTTCATTATCTAAATTCTCCATTATTTTGATGGGAGTTGGACCATACATTACCGCATCGATCATTATCCAATTAATGACCATTATTGTACCTTCACTTGAAGCGCTGCAAAAAGAAGGCGACTATGGACGACAGCGCATCAATCAATACACTCGATACCTGACAATTCCGCTGGCAGTTATCCAAGGATACGCCACGCTTATACTGTTGCGTAGCGAAGGAATTATTTCCGGCTGGAACACGCCGCAGCTATTGGAAATGCTAATCGTTTCTACCGCCGGGACCATTTTATTAATGTGGCTAGGCGAGATAATCTCGGAAAACGGCGTTGGAAACGGAATTTCTTTAATCATCACGATCGGTATTTTATCGTCCATCCCAAACACTTTTTATCAAAAATACAGCTTGGTAGTGGCGGGTGGTTCTATTGATATGAAAGAATTATTTAGTTTTGCCGCATTTATTTTGGCGTCGCTGATACTAATTGCGGTGATTGTATTAATGAATGATGCATTGCGCAAAATTCCGGTAACATATGCTAGGCGATTGCAGGGCACAAGCAATGATTCGGTAAATTCGTTTCTACCGATCAAGGTTAACACCGCTGGAGTTATTCCAATCATCTTTGCTATCTCTATGCTTATGTTTCCTCAAATTATTGGGCAATTTTTTGGTAACGCTAAAACCGAATGGGTGAGAGAAGCGGCAGGCTGGATCACTGCCAACATATCATCAACCGGTAACCCCACGCTTTATGGGATTTTGTACTTTGTGCTGGTGATTGTCTTTACATTTTTCTATACGTCTATTATCTTTAACCCAAAACAAATTGCCGAAAATCTGCAAAAACAGTCTGGGTTTATTCCCGGAATTCGCCCGGGCGGAGAAACGGCCGCCTATATTGGTAAAATTGTCTCCAGAGTAACATTTGTTGGCTCAATATTCTTAGGGCTAGTGGCTGTTTTGCCGGTAATTGTACCGCTGATGACTGGTGACCAGACTTTGATTCTGGGTGGCACCGGCATTTTAATCGTCGTTTCGGTTGTAATTGAAACCATGCGCCAAATTGATGCGCAATTGGTAATGACTAGTTACGATAAGTACTAA
- the rplQ gene encoding 50S ribosomal protein L17, with product MPGKLSRKKANRDHLIRNLCTSLILHEAIVTTVPKGKLVKAEVDSILSDCKSGTLAARRRAKQFLFDDMAVSKIFEVYNAQFKNVTGGMVKMTKLGSRLGDAAPIAKLELAKPVVAKTETVKEEVVEEKPKTKKSSKK from the coding sequence ATGCCAGGAAAACTCAGTCGTAAAAAAGCTAATCGCGATCATTTAATTCGCAACTTGTGCACCTCGTTAATCTTACACGAAGCGATAGTTACGACTGTGCCTAAAGGTAAATTAGTTAAAGCAGAAGTTGATTCAATTTTATCTGATTGTAAATCTGGAACATTGGCCGCACGTCGCCGCGCCAAACAATTCTTGTTCGACGACATGGCTGTCAGTAAAATTTTTGAAGTTTACAATGCGCAGTTTAAAAATGTTACCGGTGGAATGGTCAAAATGACCAAACTCGGTAGCCGCTTGGGTGATGCTGCTCCGATTGCTAAATTAGAGCTAGCAAAGCCGGTTGTAGCAAAAACTGAAACTGTAAAAGAAGAAGTTGTTGAAGAAAAACCTAAAACCAAAAAGTCGAGTAAAAAATGA
- the rplM gene encoding 50S ribosomal protein L13 — MNNADIERKWYLIDAEGKVLGRLATEIAGHLRGKNKVDFRRHNDVGDMVVVINAAKIVVTGNKANTKSYIHHTGWPTGLRTMPYSVLKDTDPSKIIYNAVNGMLPKTLQRDVWLKRLHIYADSNHPHAANFGKVEKAKDNK; from the coding sequence ATGAATAACGCCGATATTGAACGAAAATGGTATTTAATTGATGCCGAAGGTAAAGTTTTAGGCAGATTAGCCACCGAAATTGCTGGTCATTTACGTGGTAAAAATAAAGTCGATTTTAGACGCCACAACGATGTTGGTGATATGGTAGTGGTCATAAATGCCGCTAAAATTGTGGTAACCGGCAATAAAGCTAATACTAAATCATATATCCATCACACCGGCTGGCCAACCGGCTTGCGCACCATGCCTTATTCAGTACTTAAAGACACAGACCCAAGTAAAATTATTTACAACGCCGTGAACGGCATGTTACCAAAAACTCTGCAACGAGATGTTTGGTTAAAAAGATTACACATCTATGCAGATAGTAATCACCCACACGCCGCTAACTTCGGAAAAGTTGAAAAGGCTAAGGATAATAAATGA
- a CDS encoding type Z 30S ribosomal protein S14 has protein sequence MAKRSMIVKANRKPKFSSRTIHRCKLCGRPRAYMRDFQICRICFRELANKGQLPGITKSSW, from the coding sequence ATGGCCAAGCGTTCAATGATTGTTAAAGCCAACCGTAAGCCCAAATTTTCTAGTCGAACCATTCATCGATGTAAGTTATGCGGACGTCCACGAGCATATATGCGCGATTTTCAAATTTGTCGAATTTGTTTTCGCGAATTGGCCAATAAAGGACAGCTTCCTGGTATTACGAAATCCAGCTGGTAG
- the map gene encoding type I methionyl aminopeptidase, which produces MTKIEAMRLGGKILARVLDETAHQVRAGITGIELDKYAESEIVKAGGKPAFKGYEGYPASLCVSVNDEVVHGIPDNVPIKTGDLVSLDLGVEYQGYFTDAAVTVIATETGCKTLRDIYDDKIDKNLKLYESERLLYVTYYSLSKAINTIKNGVTTGDIGHFIQNYAEENHFGVVRDLVGHGVGEAIHQKPNVPNFGNAGSGDVLHTGDTIAIEPMLTMRDWHVKQDNDGWTVRTRDQSWAAHFEHTVVVTENGCEILTLI; this is translated from the coding sequence ATGACCAAAATTGAAGCGATGCGTTTGGGCGGAAAAATCCTCGCCCGAGTTTTGGATGAAACCGCTCATCAAGTACGAGCCGGCATAACCGGAATCGAACTGGATAAATATGCGGAGTCAGAAATCGTTAAAGCGGGAGGCAAGCCGGCGTTTAAAGGATATGAAGGATATCCGGCTAGTTTGTGCGTTTCGGTAAACGACGAAGTGGTGCACGGCATACCAGACAACGTTCCAATTAAAACCGGCGATCTAGTCAGTTTGGATTTGGGAGTGGAATATCAAGGCTATTTTACCGATGCCGCTGTAACGGTCATTGCAACCGAAACTGGCTGTAAAACGTTAAGAGACATCTATGACGATAAAATTGATAAGAATTTAAAATTATACGAAAGTGAACGGCTTTTGTATGTAACCTATTATTCTTTATCAAAAGCGATAAACACGATCAAAAACGGCGTTACTACCGGTGATATCGGTCACTTTATTCAAAATTACGCAGAAGAAAACCATTTTGGGGTGGTGCGTGATTTGGTTGGACACGGGGTAGGGGAGGCAATTCACCAAAAGCCGAACGTACCTAATTTCGGTAATGCTGGTAGCGGTGATGTATTGCATACCGGCGATACTATTGCTATTGAGCCGATGCTGACAATGAGAGATTGGCATGTAAAACAGGATAATGATGGCTGGACAGTGCGTACTCGTGATCAATCGTGGGCAGCACACTTTGAACACACCGTTGTCGTGACCGAGAACGGCTGCGAGATCTTAACATTAATATGA
- the rpmJ gene encoding 50S ribosomal protein L36: MKVRSSVKVMCQNCRIIRRCGVVRVLCTNPKHKQRQG; this comes from the coding sequence GTGAAAGTTAGATCATCAGTAAAAGTTATGTGCCAAAATTGCCGTATTATTAGACGTTGCGGTGTTGTTCGTGTTCTGTGCACAAATCCAAAACATAAACAGAGACAGGGCTAG
- the rplF gene encoding 50S ribosomal protein L6 has translation MSRIGKKSIQVPAGVSVKLADSILTVTGPKGTLTREIKDGAIVDIKDNEVIVTRKDDSLSARALHGLTRTLIDNMVIGVSEGFTKQLEIQGVGYRAILNGADLTLSLGYSHPIIITPVDGISFAVNKNIITISGIDNVKVGQAAAEIRDKRKPEPYKGKGVRYVGEQVRRKSGKTAKA, from the coding sequence ATGTCAAGAATCGGTAAAAAATCAATTCAAGTTCCTGCAGGCGTCAGTGTTAAATTAGCTGATAGCATTTTAACTGTAACCGGACCCAAAGGGACGCTCACTAGAGAGATCAAAGACGGTGCAATTGTAGATATTAAAGATAATGAAGTCATTGTCACGCGAAAAGATGATTCGTTGTCAGCCAGAGCGCTGCATGGGTTAACCAGAACGTTAATTGACAATATGGTTATCGGGGTAAGCGAAGGCTTCACCAAACAGCTTGAAATTCAAGGCGTAGGCTACAGAGCTATCTTAAACGGGGCCGATCTAACGCTTAGCCTTGGCTATTCACATCCGATCATCATTACCCCGGTTGATGGTATCAGCTTTGCCGTAAACAAAAACATCATTACTATTTCCGGAATTGACAACGTTAAAGTAGGCCAAGCGGCCGCTGAAATCCGCGACAAACGCAAGCCAGAGCCTTACAAGGGTAAAGGTGTCCGTTACGTTGGTGAACAAGTTAGACGTAAATCCGGCAAAACGGCGAAAGCATAA
- the rpsK gene encoding 30S ribosomal protein S11, with amino-acid sequence MATNSTKKVVKKSKVRKVVPKGIISIQSTFNNTIISVSDTSGNVLAWATAGSAGFKGARKSTPYAAQTAMLAVLDRVKAMSMVEASVHISGVGTGRESAIRALGNSGIDIVAIKDLTPIAHNGVRAKKPRRV; translated from the coding sequence ATGGCCACAAATTCCACCAAAAAAGTTGTCAAGAAAAGTAAAGTTCGAAAAGTCGTTCCTAAAGGAATTATTTCGATCCAATCTACTTTTAATAACACTATTATTTCGGTTTCAGATACATCTGGTAACGTTTTAGCTTGGGCTACTGCCGGATCTGCTGGGTTTAAGGGAGCACGAAAATCTACTCCATACGCCGCCCAAACCGCTATGCTTGCCGTGTTAGATCGGGTTAAAGCGATGAGTATGGTTGAGGCATCTGTTCACATTTCCGGCGTTGGTACCGGCAGAGAGTCAGCTATTCGCGCCCTTGGTAACTCTGGAATTGACATCGTAGCTATTAAAGACCTTACTCCAATTGCTCATAACGGCGTTCGGGCCAAAAAGCCACGACGAGTATAA
- the rpsE gene encoding 30S ribosomal protein S5 → MSNNTEIRTKEFEEKVVSRDRVSRVVKGGRRMRSRILIVIGDKKGRVGFGIGKSDDVSLATAKAVHAAKKNMITVPIKNDTIPHEVTAKHTGAIVMLKPAGKGTSVIAGGAVRSVIEMAGISNILSKSLGSSNAINVVAATFEALKQLKTTSVKKEVSND, encoded by the coding sequence ATGAGTAATAACACCGAAATCAGAACCAAAGAGTTTGAAGAGAAAGTCGTAAGCCGCGACCGCGTTTCACGTGTGGTTAAAGGTGGCCGACGCATGCGCTCTCGTATCTTGATAGTGATTGGTGATAAAAAAGGACGAGTTGGCTTTGGTATCGGTAAATCCGACGATGTGTCATTAGCTACGGCAAAAGCGGTTCATGCTGCCAAGAAAAATATGATCACTGTGCCAATTAAAAATGACACCATTCCGCACGAAGTAACCGCCAAACACACCGGTGCTATTGTAATGTTAAAACCAGCCGGAAAAGGAACGTCGGTTATTGCCGGTGGCGCGGTTCGATCAGTTATTGAAATGGCCGGAATTAGCAACATTTTAAGTAAATCTCTTGGCTCAAGTAACGCCATCAATGTTGTGGCCGCTACTTTTGAAGCTTTGAAACAGTTAAAGACCACTTCGGTTAAGAAAGAGGTTTCCAATGACTGA
- the rplO gene encoding 50S ribosomal protein L15, which translates to MTELHQLSKTATKKSRVGRGISAGQGKTAGRGTKGQKSRSGYNIPRRFEGGQSSLMQRLPKIHGTKSHIQKPQVVSYIALERMFKDGAEITPTMLFESKLIKAANKRAKIIGVSSFTKKFKFDDGIILTKKLGLDLNKTS; encoded by the coding sequence ATGACTGAACTGCATCAACTATCTAAAACCGCAACTAAAAAATCTCGAGTTGGCCGCGGTATTTCCGCCGGGCAAGGTAAAACCGCCGGACGTGGTACAAAAGGTCAAAAATCTCGCTCGGGATATAACATTCCACGTAGATTTGAAGGTGGACAATCATCGTTAATGCAGCGCTTGCCAAAAATCCACGGAACCAAAAGTCATATTCAAAAGCCACAAGTTGTATCTTATATTGCGCTTGAGCGGATGTTTAAAGATGGTGCCGAAATTACTCCTACCATGCTTTTCGAAAGCAAATTGATAAAAGCTGCTAACAAACGTGCTAAAATTATTGGTGTAAGTAGTTTCACAAAGAAATTTAAATTTGATGATGGCATTATACTTACAAAAAAACTCGGATTGGATCTAAACAAAACTTCATAG
- a CDS encoding LysM peptidoglycan-binding domain-containing protein, which yields MVHRLSKRLILVYLILIIGSAFLIYKNLTHRTSSASAISTNATSTPVPSATPTPTDVNEIYTVKQGDSLYTIGKQYNIQWTVLAKINGLEETSVLKVGDKLKIPTANENATVQATTDTVRSTQEETDGLASAQQYADAGTGQLAYRLNPVMVVEQSPLLAKYSFSSNDLYVLKSKDISTGVAVVEVTHLGKLHTVTLHAYQPNKGEKTVWTPVTVAY from the coding sequence ATGGTCCATCGATTATCAAAACGATTGATTTTGGTCTATTTGATATTAATTATCGGTAGTGCGTTTTTGATATACAAAAATTTGACCCACCGCACGTCATCGGCGTCGGCCATATCAACAAACGCAACTTCGACTCCTGTACCAAGTGCCACCCCCACGCCCACAGACGTGAACGAGATCTACACCGTAAAACAAGGTGATTCTCTTTACACTATTGGCAAACAATACAACATTCAATGGACGGTGTTAGCTAAAATTAACGGGTTGGAAGAAACTTCGGTATTAAAAGTAGGGGATAAATTAAAAATTCCGACCGCAAACGAAAACGCCACCGTTCAGGCTACAACTGACACTGTTAGATCTACCCAGGAAGAAACAGACGGTTTGGCCTCTGCGCAGCAATATGCCGATGCGGGCACCGGACAGTTGGCGTATCGCCTAAACCCGGTGATGGTAGTAGAACAGTCTCCGCTACTGGCAAAGTACAGTTTTTCATCAAATGATTTGTACGTTCTTAAGAGTAAAGATATCTCTACCGGTGTGGCGGTGGTAGAGGTAACGCACCTAGGCAAGCTTCATACCGTTACACTACACGCGTATCAGCCAAATAAGGGCGAGAAGACAGTGTGGACGCCAGTGACAGTAGCTTATTAG
- the rpsH gene encoding 30S ribosomal protein S8, producing MLTDPIADFLTRIRNASIARLRVVNSPHSNMRFEIAEILKKEGYLSTVSVDTLPTNHKQLSVSLSYDGANLPKISHIRRISKPGQRVYVDKTAIPRPQRGLGCVILSTSSGVVTGKEAFKRGLGGEVICELW from the coding sequence ATGTTAACAGATCCAATTGCAGACTTTTTAACTCGAATCCGTAACGCGTCAATCGCCAGATTGCGAGTAGTTAATAGTCCGCATTCAAATATGCGTTTTGAAATCGCAGAAATCTTGAAAAAAGAAGGTTATTTATCAACAGTTTCAGTTGATACATTGCCTACCAATCATAAGCAGCTTTCAGTATCACTTAGCTATGATGGTGCCAATTTGCCTAAGATTTCGCATATCAGACGCATTAGCAAGCCTGGTCAGCGTGTTTATGTAGATAAAACCGCTATTCCACGCCCACAACGCGGATTGGGATGCGTCATATTATCCACCTCATCCGGAGTGGTAACCGGCAAAGAAGCGTTCAAACGCGGGCTTGGTGGCGAAGTTATTTGTGAGCTATGGTAA
- the rpsM gene encoding 30S ribosomal protein S13 — protein MARIAGINIPDNKRAEIGLSYIFGVGPSNVKKVLTQAKITDNPKMSELSEADIERIRQIIDKTIKVEGDLRQEIQQNIKRLKEIGAYRGTRHAKSLPVRGQRTKTNARSKRGKKVTVGSGRKPTAQKT, from the coding sequence ATGGCTAGAATTGCTGGAATTAATATCCCAGATAACAAGCGCGCTGAAATTGGTTTAAGTTATATTTTTGGTGTTGGTCCTTCAAATGTTAAAAAGGTACTGACTCAAGCTAAAATTACTGACAATCCAAAAATGAGCGAGCTTTCTGAAGCAGATATTGAACGTATTCGCCAAATTATTGATAAAACCATCAAAGTTGAAGGTGATTTACGTCAAGAAATTCAGCAGAATATTAAGCGCTTAAAAGAAATTGGGGCGTATCGTGGCACCAGACATGCCAAATCACTACCAGTTCGGGGTCAGCGCACCAAAACCAACGCCAGAAGCAAACGTGGTAAAAAGGTGACTGTTGGATCTGGTCGCAAACCTACCGCTCAAAAAACCTAA
- the rplR gene encoding 50S ribosomal protein L18: MDKQKLNTIKRRITPKVKGDKAQPRLAVYKSSKHIYAQVIDDSIGKTSVSASDVKIEKKSKSQRADLVGQMIAEVALKNKIKKVRFDRSGFQYHGRIKQLAESAKAHGLEF; this comes from the coding sequence ATGGACAAACAAAAATTAAACACAATTAAACGTCGAATTACCCCAAAGGTTAAGGGCGATAAAGCTCAGCCTAGACTTGCGGTATATAAATCTAGCAAGCACATTTATGCTCAAGTAATTGATGATTCTATTGGCAAGACTAGTGTATCTGCAAGTGATGTTAAAATCGAAAAGAAATCAAAATCGCAGCGAGCAGATTTGGTTGGTCAGATGATTGCCGAAGTGGCATTAAAGAATAAAATCAAAAAAGTACGTTTTGATCGTTCCGGATTTCAATATCATGGCAGAATCAAACAGCTTGCAGAATCTGCAAAAGCCCACGGATTAGAGTTTTAG
- a CDS encoding nucleoside monophosphate kinase, with translation MAKSFNIILIGPQGSGKGTQAAILKKRYHLSVISGGDISRAIAKHNNHAGILARDLINKGILLPDEILNDEVNHQISKHFGRGMLFDGYPRTLPQAKHLFAQLKKYNHPLVVINLQLKDTESIKRLEMRLICSKCGDIVYPKHVVRNAQEYFYKLLNRCTHCGGKLVKRSDDNESAIKQRLAQFHHETDPVIRYFDEIDCLINVDAKPEIEIVADSVKTALIEKLK, from the coding sequence ATCGCAAAATCATTTAATATTATACTAATCGGTCCGCAGGGAAGCGGCAAAGGCACGCAAGCGGCCATATTAAAGAAACGTTATCATTTGTCGGTCATATCCGGTGGTGATATCTCCCGCGCAATCGCCAAACACAATAATCACGCCGGTATTTTGGCGCGAGATCTAATTAACAAAGGTATTTTACTACCTGACGAGATATTAAACGACGAAGTGAATCATCAAATTTCCAAGCACTTTGGTCGTGGCATGCTATTTGATGGATATCCCCGAACGCTGCCACAAGCTAAGCATTTGTTTGCTCAGCTCAAAAAATATAATCACCCATTAGTTGTAATAAACTTACAACTAAAAGATACTGAGAGTATTAAACGATTAGAAATGAGATTAATTTGTTCAAAATGTGGTGACATTGTTTATCCTAAACACGTGGTCAGAAATGCACAAGAATATTTTTACAAACTGCTAAACAGATGCACACATTGTGGTGGAAAATTGGTAAAACGATCTGATGACAATGAATCCGCCATTAAGCAACGGTTGGCCCAATTTCATCACGAAACCGACCCGGTTATCAGATACTTTGATGAGATTGACTGCTTGATAAATGTAGACGCCAAACCAGAAATCGAAATCGTTGCTGATTCTGTTAAAACCGCATTAATTGAGAAGCTAAAATGA